AAGTTGATCCCTTAAATTCTAACGTTCTCGCTCAGGCGAAAGTGGTGATTCAAGCGCCTGGCGAAGAGACGATTCCTCCGCCGGAAGTTGAAGATTCCCGATCAATGCCGGTTAGCTTTCAGGCAGGCCAAAGTACATTCGCGGGTTTGATGTTCGATGAAGCTGGGGCTCTGTTCGCGACATCAAACTCTTGTCCTGCCTCGCTTTATCAAGTCGACACAGAAAGCGGTGCTGCGACTTTCGTCTCAAATACGGAAATGTGCGATCCTTGTAGCGGTGACTTTCCTCCACCAGAATTCGTGGCAGCTGGAATTGGCAGCTTTTGGGATGCCGGTGCTGGCGGAACTCCTTACATGGGGTTCGGTGGGTCTGGTCTCAGTGGCGGCGTTGGCGGTTACGCAGGTGGAGGCGCCTTTGGCGGTGGTGGAGGAGGGGGAGGTGGAAGTAACGGAACGACGAATGGAAACACGCCACCTGGGACGAATGGTCCAGATGGTGGCCCAGGTAATCCGGGGGTTACACCCGTTCCCGAGCCGGGGACGCTGTCAATTTTTGCGGTGGGGCTCGCAGGTTTGGGATTTGCTAGACGGTTCGCGGGTCGCCGTTCAGTCTCTTAGTTTCGTTTTCACTAGAGATTTGCGTTCATTGATCATCGCTCGAAGTCTAGGCAGTTTTCTGAGTGATCTCGTTGGTAAGAGTACTCGTGCTTCGGAGTTTCGATATATAGGGTTGCTAAGGAGTTCGAGTGGAATTCTTAGTGACTGGGCCGTATTCGCTAATTGGATAAGCTGAGGTCTGTGGGAGATTTGTTTGTGTTGATTTCGTCTAGCGAGGGCATTGCTTCCACTGTTGGTGTTGGCGTTTGAAATCGCTTACTGGTTGGGATTGAGGTATTCGCTTAGCTCCGTTTAGATGGACCTTAGAGGATAGAAATCAGCGAGTAAGGGCAAAATTCGCGAAACTTGGGGATTCAGTGAATTGCGCTAAACTTGAATTGAAGTTGCTTGACTTCTTGTTAGGTCAGCATTTTAATGACATTAGAGAAATCGCTAAATGGTGGGGTGTCTACCAGCGAAGAAGGTTTAAATTAGGAGAAATGGTATGATTGTAAGTTCTCTCCGTGGGGGGGTGTTAAAAGCATTCGCGTGGATGCTCGCTCCTGCACTTTTGCTCGGCTGCGCGAGTGTGAGCAACGCAGCCATGATGCTGTACAGCGGTGGTGTCACCGTAGACAGCAACAATCCTGAGTACGCAACCGAAAGCATTGCTCCGGTTACGCAGGATTTCTACTTTGCTTACACGATGGAACTGACGTCTGGTTCGCTTGACGCACTCGATCAGGTTCAGTTCTACTTCGATTCTGATCCGTCTGTGATGCCAGGCGCTATGCCTTGGTCCTTCGCGCCTTCAGTTGGCCTGAAGGTCGATCAAGGTGGTGCAGGTACCAGTGACTTCCAGGCGCGTTGGGGTTACACCAATCAACAGTACTCTGGTGCGAAAGAAGCTCCGGGTGTTGGCGAGACTGTAGGTATTATTGCTAAGCTCTCGAAGAGTGGTGGCACAGTCTACGACACGATTGAGTTGTGGGTGGTCGACGCTTTCGCTGGCGTTCCTGCTTTTCATACTCTCGGTGCTCCTCAAGCTACTTCGGTCACTGGATCGTCTTCTTTGACGTCTGTTTCGACCGTCGGTATCTTCAGTGCCGCTCTTGATGCAGGTGACTCCGTCTTTCTGGATAACGTCAGCCTCGCAACTGTTCCTGAGCCAATGACCATGGCCCTCTGGGGTATGGGCGGTATTGCTGGCCTAGCTTACTCGGCACGTCGTCGCAAGCTGGCTGCTAAGGACACCGAAGCTGTATAGCTTTCGATGGAATCAGCAAGCTGCCCGCTTTCTCAGCGGGCGGCTTCTTTTTTTTATTGTTTCCATGCCTTTAGGAAAACACTGGGCGTCACCGCATTTGTGGTTATGCTTTCTTCTACCAGGGATGGGCTCCCCATATGAGGGTGCATCTAACGGCATTGGCCAGTTCCAAGGATTGGAGGCCTACAGTGGGGCATTTCATAAGTAGGCAACAGAAAACGGTATTCTTGGCGAATGGCAAGCGAGAAAAATATTATTGCTGAGCACAAGTCGTCTCAAGTCACTCTGGTTGGCTTGGTTGTTTGCATTCTCGTAATCGCATTTTGGTCGGTAGGGCTGACCTTAACCCGCATATGGTCTAGTCAGCCTGATATGTCGCACGGGTTTTTTGTGCCGATTGTTTCACTTTGGCTACTTTGGTTTCGTTCTGACTTGATACCGGAAAAGGGCGAAATTGGCGGGGTGGGGTCGGTTTTCGCAGGTGTGGTAATCATCCTTCTAGGTATCGCAATTCGCTGTTTTGGAATTCTCTATCACTCTTTGACATTCGAGACTTGGTCTGTCTTGCCAGTCGTGCTCGGAACTGTCATTGGGATCGGCGGTTGGAAGGGTTTGCGTTGGGCATGGCCTTCTGTGGTATTCCTGGCATTCATGCTGCCATTACCTGCAGCCGTCGGCGGGATGTTCGGAGCGAAACTTCAGTCGCTCTCAACAGTCGTCAGTAATTTCACGCTTCAGCTAGTAGGCATTCCCGCAGTCGCTGAGGGTAATGTGATATGGCTGTCTTCTCAGCCGTTAGGGGTTGCTGAGGCTTGTAATGGATTAAGGATGCTAACCGCATTTTTCGCTATATCTGTTGCAACCTGCTTTATCTTAGATCGCCCGGTTTGGCAGAAGGTCGTTTTACTCGCGAGCGCACCCTTTGTTGGCGTTGTAGCCAACGTTTTTCGGATTACGCTGATTGGTATCATCTATGAACAAGAGCCGGGAGAAGCAATGTCGAAGTTCGCGCATGATTTCGCCGGGTGGACGATGATGCCTTTTGCCATAGTCATCTTAGTGATTGAGTTGTGGGTTCTCTCTGGCTTGATCTTGCCAGATGATTCTACGCTTCCCTATCACGATGATGCTCCTGTGTAGGAAGGGGCATCTATCCGGGCGGCCGGTGGATGTTGATTTTTTAGTTTATTGTCGATTTTGGGCAGATAAGGGCAAAGAAGATCACTATGTCAAACGGAAATCTGGTCATATCCTCTGAAAAAGATCGACGCCGACAAGGGACTAATGTTCCAGGCACTGTTGTTGCTAATCGCCCTCAGGAAGAGGACGGCATGCAGTTTGGGCAGGTTCTTCATTCGCTCAGACGTCAATGGCTGGCATCGATCGTGCTGGGGCTTTTAGTCGCCGTACCAGTGGCGATTGCCGCATGGGTACTTCAGTCACCCACTTACACATCATCTGCCTACTTGCGAATTTCCTCAAACGATCAGCCCCTTGCATTTAAAACCATAGAACAAACCAACCGGAATGACTACCGAACATTTAAGAACACTCAGCGTCAGTTGATGGTTACTCCGTTTGTCTTGAACTCGGCCCTCAGTCGTGAAGACATCATGAGTCTTGACATTGTCCGTGAAGAGGAAAACCCACTCGAGTGGTTGCAGGAAGAATTGATTGTCGGATTCCCAGGCGATGCTGAGATTCTTCAGGTTTCAATGATGAGTAAGGATCCCACTTCAGCCCCGAAAATCGTCAACGCAGTCGTTTCAGCATACAAAGACGAAGTGATCGAGACCGAGCGACTGGCAAGAGTAACTCGATTAGAAAACTTAGAGCGTGTTCATAGCGAGACAGAGAATAAAGCTCGTCAAATGCGTTCCGACTTCAAGCAATTGGCGGAAACTTTAGGAACGAGCGACAGCGAAACACTTAGCTTGGCTCAGCAGGGCTCAGTGCAGCACTATGGTCTAGTGCGTAACGAACTCGCGCAAGTTCGGTTTGAACTGATGCGTGCGGAAGGTGAGCTCGACTTTTTGCTTTCAAGCAATAAGGCTCAAATCGAAAGTGTTTCCAGATCCGGTGGAGACGGTGGGCTTACAACCGAAAATGCTCCCGGAGTTGGAGATGACGCCACACCTCGCGTTCCTGTTTCCGATGCTGATGATTCCGTTGACGAAGTTGCTGAAAATGGCGACGGTGACTCAAATGATGGCGAAGTAGCTGACCTCAAGCTTTCGGATGTGGAAATGGATGAGGCCATCGCAAATGACCCAGTCTCGGTCAAATTGCAAGCTGAATTGGATCGATTCGAGGATGTTCGGTTCACGTTAACTGAAGCTGCGTATGAGCGATATCGCCAGACTAATTCTGCGGAAATCAATGCGATTGAGACGAGTCTAAAGGAACGTCGGGCACATCTCGAAAAGCTTGTTATCGAGAGGATTGCACAACAGCAGGCCGAGGGAGATGTTCGCAAGAATAGCATGATGACGACCAGCTTGAAGCTGCCGGAAGTTGATAACACGATTCCTGAGTTGAAGGTCCGAATTGGCGTCTTGCGTCAGCAGCAAAGAGAACTTTCCAAGGAGGTTGCTGATCTTGAAAAGGAAGTGAGAACGTTTGGTCGATCATCCGTGGAAGTTGAAATGAAGCGTTCCGAGATTGCCAGCCTCGACGAGATTCTTCAGCAGCTTAATACCGAAATTGAACGGACGAATATTGAATTACGTGGGGCTCCGAGGATCACTCTCTTAAGTGAAGCGAAAACCGGAACCGTTACGGATAAGAAAAAACCGATTATGATCACAGCGGCTGCTGCCCTTGCAGGCTTCGTATTGCCTGGTGGTTTGCTTCTCCTGCGTGATTTCCGTAAAAAGCATCTAAGTGATTTGCCGACAACACGTGATGAGCTTGGCTTGGAGCTGTTAGGGACAATTCCTCGGCTTCCACGTGGTATCGTTCGCAAGCCGAAGGCCCTCTCGCACAACCTGGGGCCATACGAAGATCAGGTTCGAGATTCTTCCGACTCCGTAGCAGCTACGGTACTTCGGCGCTCGCTCAGTGAGCAATGTCAAGTTCTTCTCATTTCTAGCGCTATGCCACGTGAAGGCAAATCGAGTCTGACGTGCCATCTTGCGATCAGTTTGGCACAAGCCGGGCGAAAGGTTGTCGTCGTTGACTTCGACTTGCGTCGTCCAAGCATGCACAGCATTTTTGGATTACCAGTCGGGCCAGGCGTGGGTGATATTTTAGTCGGCGAAGCCAAGTTGGCTGACAGCATTCGGCCAACCGACATCCCTAACGTTGATCTATTGCCTGCCGGGATAAAAGAGCAATCGGTTCCGCGAAGTGCCTCGACTGGCCGGCTTGATCAGCTTTTTGCAGACCTTCGTAAGTCATATGATTTCATAATTGTTGATGCTGGTCCTGTCCTGGGGTCGCCGAGTACACGTTTCCTGGCACAGCCTCAACACGTAGATGGCGTTATTCTTTCCATCTTCAAGGATGTAAGTCAGGTTGCTCAAGTTGATGATGCGAAACGCATTCTGAATAGTTTTGGGGCACCAATCATCGGAACTGTTTTGTCAGGCTATAGCTCCGGAATGTACTACTCGTACACAAACCGCAGTACAAGCACCGTTGAAGTTGAATAGAGCAGAGAATATCGGAACGGGACCATGAACAAGATCGCGGCGCGAACCATCGTAGTATGTACTTTTGTACTGCTCTGTTCGGCAGGAGCTACTTGGCTGGAGCATCGCTTCGATGTTACTGTTCGGCAGCCAGATGTTGATGTCAACAAAATGCCGGAAGTGTTTGCTGGTTGGGAAAGCGAGTCCGTTCCGATTGATCCCGAAATTGCTCGATTTGTAGGAGCAGGCGCATTTGTTAGTCGCGTGTATCGACGATCAGGTGAATCGCCAGTCTCTGTATATGCGGCCGTTTGGGCCGACCAGTCGATCGTTTCTGATATTTCTCCGCACCCGCCTACGGTCTGTTATCCGAATGCAGGTTGGACTCAAGGGCGTAGTAAGGAAGTCTTAGTAGGGGGGGCGTTGCCTGTTTTACTGCTGGAATTCTCACGTGCGGGAGAGCGTATCGTGACAGCGCACTGGTATCAATTGGGTGGCTTGCAGTATACGGATCGCGATTCTGGGCGTTTCGGGCTCAGCAAGTTATGGGGAGAACAGGACTGGCCGCCAATGGTAAAAGTCCTGCTTCAAACCCAGGCGTCGAGTATTGAAGATGCCGAATCACAATTGATTGCAATTGCTTCGGAAGTGAATGAGTTCACTAAGACGATTCAGTAGTTCATTTACTTTGTCTCGCCGCAATTGGAACTACCCCGAGTAATCTCGACAGGCAACTATGTTCTCTAGTGTCCCCCGCCTTAACTACCGATTCATTGCGTGGCTTCTTTTGGGATTGGCCGTGGTAGTTGCAGCTGCCTTCGGAGTTCATTCCTGGCAGATGTCACGACACAAGGATTCTTTTTTGCGAGAGGCTCGGCGAGTACGTGACGAGGGACGAATCGGTGACGCATTGGCCCATTACCGGCGATATTCGTTGGTTTCACCAACCGATGTCGAAGCTCTTTCAGAATTCGGCTATTTGCTCAAAGATGTAGGGAGCTACGATCAGGCATATCTTATACTAACTCGTGCGCTTGCATTAGAGCCGAATCAAGATGACCTTCGCCTTGTTGCGGCCGAGTTGGCGATTCGTTTGCGTCGGTTTAATGATGCAGTTAATCTCATTAATTCGCTGATTGAAAAGTCTCCTGACGATCCCGTCTTGCAAGAGCGACTTGCCATTTGTCAGAGCGGTAAAGGGGATTACCGAGAGGCACGTCAAACGCTGGAAAGAGCGATCAAGTTAGATAAAAAGAATCGCGATTACTACTTGCATCTTGCGAATTTACAGTTCTCAGCGTTGAACAGCTACATCGAAGCGAAGAAAACTCTCGATCGTATGGTCGAAAGTGATCCTAAAGAACCGCTCACCTATGTGAATAGAGGGCACTGGATTCTTTCAGTGATTGCTAGTGGCGTAGCAGATAAACAGGAAAACGCCGCGAATGCAAATATTCAAACGTCTCGTGATTATCGGATTGAACAGGTTCAAGCAGACGTTGATAAGTCGCTCGAACTAGCTCCTGGATTAATTGATGTCAATCTGCTCGCTGCGGAACTCGCTCTAACAAAATCAGATCTGGACGAGGCGGCCAAGTTTGCGAATTACGCTAAGCGGATTGCCCCACAAGAGCCTTATCCTGTTCGGCTATTGATTCGAGTTGAGAGTCTCAAGGGAGATCTTGAGAGGGCCGTTGAGCTTTCAAAGGAAGCGGTGCAGGTTTGGCCGAAAGATTTCCAAATTCATTGGATGTTAGCAAACCTCCTTATCGACCTGCAAAATGTTGAAGAAGCCTCGCCCGTCGTCGACAAGCTGCGATCGCTTTCACCAAGTCCGGCGTTGGTCGCCTTGCTCGAGGCCCGGATCCTTGCCGTTCAAGGAAAGTGGTTGGAATCTGCCAAGTTGGTCGAGGCAAACCGAGCTCTGTTAATTAACTGGCCTACAATCGCTAGTCGCGCTGACTTTCATTTAGGGCGATGTTATCAGCAATTGGCTCGACCGGATCAGGAGTTGAATGCCTATCGTCGGGCATTAGCAGCAGACCCGACATCTCGTGATCTTCGTTTGGCGGTTGCGAATGCATTGAGAGATGCGAACAAATTCGATGAGGCATTTGAGGAGTATCAAGTTCTAGTCGAATTTGAGCGTTCGAGTGCTGAAAGCGGAGAAGGTGAAGGGGTTCCTTTCGAGGCGGTTGTGAATTACTTCCGGCTACTTATTCGTGAAGAATCGCTCAAATCGAATGATCAGTCGTTTGATAATGTTGGCAAGGTCCTCGATCAATTAGAGTCGCGTGAGCCGGAAATTGAGTTTCTTCCGATCCTGCGTGCTGAGTGGCTAATCTCGAAAGGTGAAACGGAAGAAGCGGTCGAGCTCGTACACAAGGCAAGGACCGAATCACCGAACAAGTTCGAGTATTTGTCTGCCGAGGTAATGTTAGCTTGTCAGCAGGAAGATTGGTCGGCCGCAGATCGAATGTTGGCCGACGGCAAAAAGGAATTTAGCGCCGATGAGAGATATTGGATGCTTCGCGGGAAGTACGCGATGCTCCGTTATGGAACCGATGCTGGGCAGTACCTGAAAGAGATTTCCCAAAGTAGTGAATTGCAGGATCTGGAAAAATACCCAGCAGTTGTAAGTTATCTGGCGTCGCTCGCATTTTGGATTCAGGATTCTGAACTGACTAAGGAGCTTGGTCAGAAGGTCGTGAAGGCTGAGCCAGATCAACTTGCAATTCGCCTTCTCTTGTTGGAGGTCGCATTTCGCGAGGAGGACTTGGAGGCGATCGGTCCATTGCTAGCCGAAGTCGAAAAGATCGATGGTCAACACGCGACATGGAATTATGGTGAGGCTGTTCGGTTGGTGCTTTCTGCTCAAGTCGACGATAACAAAACACCCGAAGATAAGCGGTTGTTACGCGCATTTGCTCACTTGGCCGACGCAGAGAAACTGCGTCCAGGTTGGAGCCGACCAATCACTTTCGAGGCTCAAATCCTTGAGTCACAAGGTCAAGAAGATGTTGCATTAGCGAAGTATGAGGATGCCATCTCTCTTGGTGAACGTGATCCAATCGTCGTACAACGTACGACTGCGCTTCTGTTTAAACGCGGTCGGTATGGAGAGGTTGATCGATTATTAGCTCGTCTTGACGACAACGGAAATAAGATCTCTGCCGATCTGCTTGAGGCCGGTAGAGAGGCGGCAATGCAATTGGGCAATCTTGGTCGGGCTTTGCAGCTCGCTCAAGATCTGGCGGGTAAGTCAGGAAGTTCTGATGATCATGTTTGGCTTGCTCAGCTACTTGTGATGCTACAGAAGCCAGAGCAGGCTGAAATTGAATTGAAGAAGGCGATCGAGATTTCTCCAAATATGCCCGAACCTTGGCTCGGTATGGTCAGTATTTATGCCAAGAATGGTCAAAGAGATCTTGCCTCGCAGGCAATTGAAGATGGAAGTAGTAAGCTCGACGAAAATAAGAGGGATATCTTCAGAGGGCGTAGCTACGAGATTCTTGGCGACGGCGGAAAAGCGGAAGCATCATATCGGACGGCGATTATTAACAATCCAGACGACGTACAAGCGAGGTTCTCCCTTGTAAGGTACTATTTGCGAACCAATCGTCAGGCCGATTCAATTCGTGAGCTTCGTCTTTTTCTTAAAGAGGAACTCACTGAAGATATGCGAACCTGGGCACGTCGAAATCTAGCAATTCAGCTCGCAAAAGAAGGCGGTGATGGCAACACTGAAGAATCGCTCAAGCTATTAGATGACAATGAAGAGGCCATTGGGCAGAATCGGCAAGATCAAATTGTAAGAGCAACCATCTTTGCAATTCAGCCAGAGGAAGAAGCGCAGAAGTCTGCGATTAAGACATTGGAGGAAGTGGGGGGAAGTAGTCTAAGCTTGGAAGAGCAGTTTCTTTTGGGCAAGTTGTACGCGACACATGATCAAATCGCGAAAGCGACTCAATTGTTTAGTCAGCTTACAATTCGCTCTTCTGGCGATCCCAAGTACCTACGAGCCTATATTGCCGCTCTTTTAAAGAATGGGGAAGTCAGCGAAGCAGGGGTTTGGGCAGATAGGTTGGCGCTGGACCTGCCTTCTCACATCACGACCGTTGATCTTCAATCCAAGGTCCTTTTCGCTAAGGGACGCTACGATGAGATTCCGCCCCTCCTGAATAAGTGGCTTAACGATGATGTCACTTCACAGGAGAGGGGTGTTGCCAGTCATAGTGTTCAATTGGAGTGGGCTGCATCTAAATTAGATGAGTTCGCAGATCAAATGGACAAAGATCATCTAAGTACCGCAAGTAAGTTTCGCTCGCAGGCTAATGATTTGCGTTTGGCACTAAAAGAGCCAGCGATGAAGCTGCAGCAAGCCACTTTATTGGTAGCACGCACACAGATTGAACCTGCTTTGACAATGCTTCGCGAGATTGTTGGCAAGGTACCAGCTCAAGATTTTAGTAGAACATTTTCGTACATCGTTGGGCAAAATCCCAGCGTGACTATATTGGAAGAAATGGATGAGATTTTGAAAGAGGCTCAAAAAGAGTACTCCGATGACATGGATGTTCTTAAAGTTGCGGGGGATGTCGCACTTCTAAGAGGGGAGTTCGAGAGGTCTCGCAAGGCTTATCAGCAGGTTTTGGCTGGAAGTCCAGAGGATGTGCACGCACTGAACAATTGTGCATTGGCAATGGCGTTTGAAGGTGGTAGCAAAGAAGCGGTGGTCCTGGCTAATAAGGCGGTTGCCGTTGGAGGAGAGGTGCCTCCTTTACTCGACACTCGGGGAGTTACCTATTTGGCCGTTGGTGATACCGCAAGTGCAATCCAGGACTTTAAGAAGGCGATCGCTTCCAGTCCACTACCGGAGTACTTTTTCCATTTAGCACTGGCCCAGAAACGGGCTGGAAAGTTTGCCGAAAGCAAGGCGTCGCTTACAGCGATCGATTTGCCTGAATTCGGTGACTTAACCTTGCACGAGAGTGAAAGAGCAGCATACGAAGAGTTGTTGTCCACCGATTGAAACCATGGTTATGGGGGATAATTTTGCGTTAAGGCGACTATGGTTTTTTTAGCGATGGTTCAGTTGACATAGCGATATAACCAGCATAGTTTGTCCAGTGCTAGGTCCAGCTATTTTTTTCGTTTCCAAGGCGGTGTTTAGTGTTCAGTCGACGGCGGTTTAACTCTCCTGACTGCGATGAAACACGGGCAGATGCTCGGTAAGAACTCAAGCCCTAGGGGGATTGTTATGGCCAGTGAAGGTTCAGTCGTACTTACTCAGGAACGCTTCTCCGATACGAGTTCGGTTCCGTTGGTAAATGAGAGGCATCTATATCGTGTCGAGGCTCAGGGTGTGCCCTTGGGATCGGACGTTGAAGAGCCGATGGCACGGCGTCTCGCAGACCTATCACTCAGGCAGTCATTGTTGTTTGGTTTCCCGCTCATGCTTGCCGATTTCGGCGTCATGTGGGCAACCATCTTTATGGTTACTCAGGTGCAATCGCTGTGGCTAACGCTTCCATACACCGGTGTAGGCGCTACTGTGGCCTCATTGGCTGCGTCGCTATTGGTTCTGATTGCTCACGGTTCAGGTCTTTATCCTGCGATTGGAATGGCCTCGGTTGTCGAGTTTCGCAATCTTGTAAAAGCATCTGGAATCTCGGTGCTGGCGTGTTCTTCGATTGCATGTATTACAGTCACTCAGGGTGACTTCTTGTATTATGCTTCCCTCGGCATGATTTCACTTCCGATGCTCTTGTTTCTGCTTCCCTCTGCGAGGTTTATTGTTCGCTCTTTCATGACCCGATTTAGTTGGTGGGGAGCCCCAACGCTGATCTATACTCAGCCTGAACAAGCGCGATACCTTGTTGGACAGCTTCGGGGCATGGCGGAACGCGGCTTGAAGCCGGTTGGCATTCTTGTCGCACCTGGTCAGTACTGGGATTCTGGCTGCAAAGATATCGGGTATCCCGTGTTTGATGTGCGTGATGCGATGACGTGCGCGATCGGATTGAAATCGACTTGGGTATTGATCAGCGAAGGTAGCGAAAGCGAGGCTTCGCTCGAGATTCCTGCGACGCTCGAATTGATTCCTAATCGAATCGTGCTGTCCCAGAAAAATCCCGTTGGACTTTGGGGGGAAAGGCAATGTATTGGGCTTAGCGGTGGTGTGCGACTTCAAAGTCGTTGTCCTGACACTTTTCGCTGCATGGTGAAGCGGGCATTTGATCTTTTTGTATCAGGTAGTGCCCTCGTTTTTCTTTCTCCCTTTCTTCTGGCAATTACACTTCTCATTCGGATTGGCTCTCCTGGGCCTGTGTTCTACGGCCAGACCCGCGTTGGACGGTTTGGCAAGAGTTTCACGGCATGGAAATTCCGAACTATGCGAGTTAATGCAGATCAGTATCTAGAGGAGTGTCTTCGCAACAACAAGGAATTGCGGGCCGAGTGGGACGCTACTCACAAGCTAAAGCGAGATCCGCGAGTGACTTGGGTTGGACGTTTCCTCCGCAAGACGAGCTTGGACGAACTACCGCAGTTGTGGAATATCCTTATAGGTCAGATGAGTGTTGTCGGGCCTCGACCTATCGTCGATTCCGAAACGTATGATCGCAGTTACATTGTTGATTTCCCTAATGCTTTTGCGGCCTATAAGACCGTTCGACCGGGTTTGACCGGTATGTGGCAAATCAGCTGTCGTAATCGTGGAACCTATGAGATGCGAATCTACTGGGACGTTTACTACATACAGAACTGGTCATTATGGCTTGATCTGTACATCACGTTAAGAACGGTCCGAACGGTGTTCCTGCGAGAAGGGGCATATTAGTGGCTGGCTTGTGTCTCGTTGCGACATCGCTTCCTGGCACGAAGATAGTAGTAGCGTTCATCGTGCTGTCGTTAACGATGGCCCACTTGGTCTATCGCCTAAACCGATTGCGACGTACTCCTGCCTTTCCGGCACTAGTGCTCTGTGCCGTGGTTATGTTTTCCATGTTGGTTGCGCTTGCATTGGCGCAAGTCTATTCCAATTCATGGCGGCAAATAGCGCGAGAGTATGGCGTGTATGAAGCTAGAAGGCCGGCTCAACGGATGGCCACGGCGGCAGTGGTCGGTGTAGTTCCGTTATTGGGTGTATTGGGGG
The genomic region above belongs to Blastopirellula marina and contains:
- a CDS encoding exopolysaccharide biosynthesis polyprenyl glycosylphosphotransferase produces the protein MASEGSVVLTQERFSDTSSVPLVNERHLYRVEAQGVPLGSDVEEPMARRLADLSLRQSLLFGFPLMLADFGVMWATIFMVTQVQSLWLTLPYTGVGATVASLAASLLVLIAHGSGLYPAIGMASVVEFRNLVKASGISVLACSSIACITVTQGDFLYYASLGMISLPMLLFLLPSARFIVRSFMTRFSWWGAPTLIYTQPEQARYLVGQLRGMAERGLKPVGILVAPGQYWDSGCKDIGYPVFDVRDAMTCAIGLKSTWVLISEGSESEASLEIPATLELIPNRIVLSQKNPVGLWGERQCIGLSGGVRLQSRCPDTFRCMVKRAFDLFVSGSALVFLSPFLLAITLLIRIGSPGPVFYGQTRVGRFGKSFTAWKFRTMRVNADQYLEECLRNNKELRAEWDATHKLKRDPRVTWVGRFLRKTSLDELPQLWNILIGQMSVVGPRPIVDSETYDRSYIVDFPNAFAAYKTVRPGLTGMWQISCRNRGTYEMRIYWDVYYIQNWSLWLDLYITLRTVRTVFLREGAY